The Aquincola tertiaricarbonis genomic sequence CGAGGACTTCGTCGTCACCGAGCTGCCGCTGCAGCCGCCTGCCGGCGAGGGTGAACACCTCTGGGTGGACGTCGAGAAGAACGGCGCCAACACCGCCTACGTGGCGCAGCAGCTGGCCGAGGCCGCCGGCCTGCAGGAGCGGGACGTGGGCTATGCCGGCCTCAAGGACCGCTACGCCGTCACCCGCCAGTGGTTCAGCCTCTACCTGCCCAAGGGCGAGACGCCCGACCTGACGCGGTTGCAGCACCCGGAATTCAAGGTGCTGGGCCAGGGCCGCCATGTGAAGAAGCTGCGCCGGGGCGACCTGCTCGGCAACCACTTCCGCATCGTGCTGCGCGAGGTGGCGGGCGACCGCGGCGCGATCGAGGCCAACCTGCAGGCCGTGGCGTCCCAGGGCGTGCCCAACTACTTCGGCGCCCAGCGCTTTGGCTTCGATGGCGGCAACGTGGAGCAGGGCCGATTGATGCTGGCGCGCGAGATCCGCGTGCGCAACCCGAAGAAGAAGGGCCTGTACCTGTCGGCGGTGCGCTCCTTCGTCTTCAATGAAGTGTTGGCGCTGCGCATCCAGCAGGGCCTGTGGGGCCACACGCTGCCGGGCGACGTGATGGACGAGGCGGGCCGGCCCACCGGGCCGCTGTGGGGGCGGGGCCGCGTGAGCACCACCGACCAGGCGCAGGCCCTGGAAAACGGCGTGGCCGAGCGGCATGCCGTGTTGTGCGACGGCATGGAGCACGCCGGCCTGGACCAGGAGCGCCGCGCCCTGGTGGCCCGCCCTGCCGACATGGCCTGGCGTTGGCTGCAGGCCGACCAACTGCTGCTCAGCTTCTCGCTGCCCGCCGGCCAGTACGCCACGTCGGTGTTGAACGAGATCCTGCAGACCACCGAGCCGGAACGGCACACCGAGGAAGAGCCCGCGCCGGTGGAGTGACGGCCGGTCCGCCTTGGTGTTTACGCCCATGAATCCGGTGCTTCGGCGACAGCCTCCTGAAAGCTGGCCCCAGGCAGCATGGCGGCCGCACAAGGATCGGGAGATGAAGATGGGCATGGAACGTGGAACGATGACGCGCCGCAGCGCGTTGCTGGGTGCTGCCGGCTGGGGCGCTTCGGCGGTGCTGCCGCTGGGCGCCAGCGCACAGGGGTCGGCCTGGCCGACGAAGTCGATCCGCTTCGTGGTGCCGTTTGCGCCTGGCGGCAGCTCGGAGATCGTCGCGCGTTCGGCCGCGGTGGAGCTGTCCCGCCTGCTGGGCCAGAGCGTCTACGTGGACAACAAGCCCGGCGGTGCCGGCAACGTGGCCATGCAGGAGGTGGCGCGCGCCGAAGACCAGCACACCGTCATCCTCGGCCACATCGGCACGCTGGCGGTCAATCCCTTCATCTTCGACAAGCTGCCGTATGACGTGAACCGGGACTTCCGCCCGGTGTCGCTGCTGGCCAAGGTGCCCAGCCTCTACCTGGTGAACAACGATGTGCCGGCGCGCAACCTGAAGGAGTTCGTGGCCCTGGCCAAGGCCAAGCCGGGTCAGCTGAACTATGGCTCGGCCGGCAACGGCAGCGCGGGCCACCTGGCGTTCGAGTACCTGAAGATGGCCACGGGCACCTTCATCACCCACGTGCCCTACCGCGGCACCGGCCCGCAACTGACCGACCTGCTGGCCGGCCGGCTGGACGCGGCCTCCGTGGGCGCACCCGCGGTGCTGCAGTTCATCAAGTCGGGCAAGCTGCGCTGCATCGCCACCGGCACGCCGCAGCGCATTCCGCAGCTGCCGGATGTGCCTACCGTGGCCGAGCAGGGCTTCGCCGGATTCGAGATGACGCAGTGGTACGGCCTGCAGGCGCCGGCCAGCATGTCGGCCAGTGCGGTGGACATGCTGGCGGCGGCCGCGGCCAAGGCCATCACCGCGCCCGCGGCGGTGGAGCATCTGTCGAAGGAAGCGGCGATTGCCGTGGGCAGCACGCCCGCCGACTATGCTCGCTTCATCGCCCAGGAGCAGCAGCGCTGGAAGCCGGTGCTGGCACGGGCCAAGGTGCGGCCCGACAACTGACGGGAGCGCCCAGACGCAGGAGACCGGATGAACGCCCGACGAATCGCCGCCTGGCTGTGCCTGGCCACCGTGCCCGTGCTGGCAGCGGCCGGGCCGTTGGGCAAGACGGAGTGCATCGCGCCGGCCAAGCCGGGCGGCGGCTTCGACCTCACCTGCAAGCTGGTGCAGACCGCCTTGCTGGAAGGCCGGTTCATCCAGG encodes the following:
- the truD gene encoding tRNA pseudouridine(13) synthase TruD, with protein sequence MTDATYTPLPAWPRAYPPSGARALLKVLNEDFVVTELPLQPPAGEGEHLWVDVEKNGANTAYVAQQLAEAAGLQERDVGYAGLKDRYAVTRQWFSLYLPKGETPDLTRLQHPEFKVLGQGRHVKKLRRGDLLGNHFRIVLREVAGDRGAIEANLQAVASQGVPNYFGAQRFGFDGGNVEQGRLMLAREIRVRNPKKKGLYLSAVRSFVFNEVLALRIQQGLWGHTLPGDVMDEAGRPTGPLWGRGRVSTTDQAQALENGVAERHAVLCDGMEHAGLDQERRALVARPADMAWRWLQADQLLLSFSLPAGQYATSVLNEILQTTEPERHTEEEPAPVE
- a CDS encoding Bug family tripartite tricarboxylate transporter substrate binding protein translates to MKMGMERGTMTRRSALLGAAGWGASAVLPLGASAQGSAWPTKSIRFVVPFAPGGSSEIVARSAAVELSRLLGQSVYVDNKPGGAGNVAMQEVARAEDQHTVILGHIGTLAVNPFIFDKLPYDVNRDFRPVSLLAKVPSLYLVNNDVPARNLKEFVALAKAKPGQLNYGSAGNGSAGHLAFEYLKMATGTFITHVPYRGTGPQLTDLLAGRLDAASVGAPAVLQFIKSGKLRCIATGTPQRIPQLPDVPTVAEQGFAGFEMTQWYGLQAPASMSASAVDMLAAAAAKAITAPAAVEHLSKEAAIAVGSTPADYARFIAQEQQRWKPVLARAKVRPDN